A section of the Triticum dicoccoides isolate Atlit2015 ecotype Zavitan chromosome 7A, WEW_v2.0, whole genome shotgun sequence genome encodes:
- the LOC119331350 gene encoding ubiquitin-conjugating enzyme E2 22-like: MASMAANENLPPTVIRQLAKELKNLDDSPPEGIKVIVNDDDFATIFADIEGPAGTPYENGIFRMKLILSRDFPQSPPKGFFTTKIFHPNIATSGEICVNTLKKDWNPSLGLRHVLLVVRCLLIEPFPESALNEQAGKLLLENYEEYARHARLYTSIHALRPKNKSKSGAISESMTALNKGQPHTVLAPISTSTGTKAFGPNSQDRNAAPSAVSGGAPAAPRKDGPLAVKVPVDKKKMDARKKSLKRL, translated from the exons ATGGCTTCCATG GCGGCCAACGAGAACCTCCCACCAACTGTCATCAGGCAATTGGCTAAAGAACTGAAGAACCTTGATGACTCACCTCCAGAAGGGATCAAAGTTATTGTTAATGACGATGACTTCGCCACTATTTTTGCTGATATTGAGGGCCCTG CTGGAACCCCATATGAGAATGGAATATTCCGGATGAAGCTAATATTATCTCGTGACTTCCCTCAGTCACCTCCAAAAG GGTTTTTCACGACTAAAATTTTCCATCCAAATATTGCAACTAGTGGTGAGATATGTGTTAACACATTGAAGAAGGATTGGAATCCTAGCCTTGGATTAAGGCATGTTCTGCTG GTAGTGAGATGCCTCCTGATTGAGCCATTTCCTGAATCTGCCCTGAATGAACAAGCTGGGAAGTTGCTGCTTGAGAACTATGAGGAGTATGCACGGCATGCCAG GCTATATACCAGTATCCATGCTCTCAGACCCAAGAATAAGTCCAAGAGTGGAGCTATCTCTGAGTCAATGACAGCTCTGAATAAGGGCCAGCCTCATACTGTTCTTGCACCAATATCGACCTCTACCGGCACAAAAGCATTTGGCCCAAATTCACAGGATCGGAACGCTGCCCCTTCTGCTGTCTCAGGTGGAGCACCGGCAGCGCCCAGGAAGGACGGGCCACTGGCTGTGAAAGTCCCCGTCGATAAGAAGAAGATGGATGCGAGGAAGAAGAGTTTGAAGAGATTATAA